In Vanessa atalanta chromosome 3, ilVanAtal1.2, whole genome shotgun sequence, one genomic interval encodes:
- the LOC125076944 gene encoding stathmin-4 isoform X3, whose translation MLIGLVRDSVMQCFCHSCRAPVLPAAHRRSAPVKKPVGKPRTKQPKKVKFITTEIRCQEMSKGGLAYEVILAEPVGVPVPRRADSPEKTPSVEEIQEKLKAAEERRRSLEASKMAAIAQKMAKIEEASRIRSEQTNNFIVATKEALDAKMDSHEEKREAYINELRARLKDHLEGVEKTRLTLEQQTAEVYKAIEDKMNTAADKRDENIKKMLERLREHEEQVRKVRAGNQERFQQLESAIQDKLQQAADRRLQIEAEQREKLRNYERRAELVRQNKSARAESEAPTSG comes from the exons ATGCTGATAGGACTTGTTCGAGATTCGGTGATGCAGTGCTTTTGCCACTCATGCCGAGCACCAGTTTTACCTGCAG CGCATCGGCGGTCAGCGCCCGTCAAGAAACCCGTCGGAAAACCACGGACTAAGCAACCGAAGAAAGTCAAATTCATCA CCACTGAAATCCGTTGCCAAGAAATGTCAAAGGGAGGATTGGCGTATGAAGTGATCTTGGCAGAGCCAGTGGGCGTGCCAGTTCCTCGTCGTGCTGACTCACCTGAAAAGACTCCCTCTGTTGAAGAAATTCAAGAGAAACTCAAAGCTGCAGAAGAGAGGAGACGT AGTTTGGAGGCTAGCAAGATGGCCGCGATCGCTCAGAAGATGGCCAAAATTGAGGAGGCTTCACGCATCCGTAGCGAACAGACGAATAACTTTATCGTAGCCACAAAGGAAGCACTTGACGCCAAAATGGACTCCCATGAAGAGAAACGTGAGGCGTACATCAATGAATTGCGCGCACGTCTTAAGGATCATCTTGAAGGCGTAGAAAAGACAAG ATTGACATTGGAACAGCAAACTGCCGAAGTATACAAGGCGATTGAGGATAAGATGAACACAGCCGCCGACAAGCGCGACGAGAACATCAAAAAGATGCTGGAACGTCTGCGTGAACAT GAGGAGCAAGTCCGCAAGGTCCGCGCGGGCAACCAGGAACGCTTCCAACAGCTGGAGAGCGCCATCCAGGACAAGCTGCAGCAGGCCGCCGACCGCCGTCTGCAGATCGAGGCGGAGCAGCGGGAGAAGTTGCGCAACTAC GAGCGACGCGCGGAGCTGGTGCGGCAGAACAAGAGCGCGCGCGCGGAGAGCGAGGCGCCCACCTCCGGCTAG
- the LOC125076944 gene encoding paramyosin isoform X1 → MLIGLVRDSVMQCFCHSCRAPVLPAAHRRSAPVKKPVGKPRTKQPKKVKFITTEIRCQEMSKGGLAYEVILAEPVGVPVPRRADSPEKTPSVEEIQEKLKAAEERRRSLEASKMAAIAQKMAKIEEASRIRSEQTNNFIVATKEALDAKMDSHEEKREAYINELRARLKDHLEGVEKTRLTLEQQTAEVYKAIEDKMNTAADKRDENIKKMLERLREHEEQVRKVRAGNQERFQQLESAIQDKLQQAADRRLQIEAEQREKLRNYNNKLAEVRSVITTKMEEITKDIEVKLTTAEQNREKEIQKKLDFVKKEERRAELVRQNKSARAESEAPTSG, encoded by the exons ATGCTGATAGGACTTGTTCGAGATTCGGTGATGCAGTGCTTTTGCCACTCATGCCGAGCACCAGTTTTACCTGCAG CGCATCGGCGGTCAGCGCCCGTCAAGAAACCCGTCGGAAAACCACGGACTAAGCAACCGAAGAAAGTCAAATTCATCA CCACTGAAATCCGTTGCCAAGAAATGTCAAAGGGAGGATTGGCGTATGAAGTGATCTTGGCAGAGCCAGTGGGCGTGCCAGTTCCTCGTCGTGCTGACTCACCTGAAAAGACTCCCTCTGTTGAAGAAATTCAAGAGAAACTCAAAGCTGCAGAAGAGAGGAGACGT AGTTTGGAGGCTAGCAAGATGGCCGCGATCGCTCAGAAGATGGCCAAAATTGAGGAGGCTTCACGCATCCGTAGCGAACAGACGAATAACTTTATCGTAGCCACAAAGGAAGCACTTGACGCCAAAATGGACTCCCATGAAGAGAAACGTGAGGCGTACATCAATGAATTGCGCGCACGTCTTAAGGATCATCTTGAAGGCGTAGAAAAGACAAG ATTGACATTGGAACAGCAAACTGCCGAAGTATACAAGGCGATTGAGGATAAGATGAACACAGCCGCCGACAAGCGCGACGAGAACATCAAAAAGATGCTGGAACGTCTGCGTGAACAT GAGGAGCAAGTCCGCAAGGTCCGCGCGGGCAACCAGGAACGCTTCCAACAGCTGGAGAGCGCCATCCAGGACAAGCTGCAGCAGGCCGCCGACCGCCGTCTGCAGATCGAGGCGGAGCAGCGGGAGAAGTTGCGCAACTAC AATAATAAGCTCGCGGAGGTGCGGTCGGTTATCACGACCAAAATGGAGGAAATCACCAAAGACATCGAGGTCAAACTCACCACCGCCGAACAGAACCGGGAAAAGGAAATTCAGAAGAAACTCGACTTTGTTAAAAAAGAG GAGCGACGCGCGGAGCTGGTGCGGCAGAACAAGAGCGCGCGCGCGGAGAGCGAGGCGCCCACCTCCGGCTAG
- the LOC125076944 gene encoding paramyosin isoform X2 produces MEVETKSTEIRCQEMSKGGLAYEVILAEPVGVPVPRRADSPEKTPSVEEIQEKLKAAEERRRSLEASKMAAIAQKMAKIEEASRIRSEQTNNFIVATKEALDAKMDSHEEKREAYINELRARLKDHLEGVEKTRLTLEQQTAEVYKAIEDKMNTAADKRDENIKKMLERLREHEEQVRKVRAGNQERFQQLESAIQDKLQQAADRRLQIEAEQREKLRNYNNKLAEVRSVITTKMEEITKDIEVKLTTAEQNREKEIQKKLDFVKKEERRAELVRQNKSARAESEAPTSG; encoded by the exons CCACTGAAATCCGTTGCCAAGAAATGTCAAAGGGAGGATTGGCGTATGAAGTGATCTTGGCAGAGCCAGTGGGCGTGCCAGTTCCTCGTCGTGCTGACTCACCTGAAAAGACTCCCTCTGTTGAAGAAATTCAAGAGAAACTCAAAGCTGCAGAAGAGAGGAGACGT AGTTTGGAGGCTAGCAAGATGGCCGCGATCGCTCAGAAGATGGCCAAAATTGAGGAGGCTTCACGCATCCGTAGCGAACAGACGAATAACTTTATCGTAGCCACAAAGGAAGCACTTGACGCCAAAATGGACTCCCATGAAGAGAAACGTGAGGCGTACATCAATGAATTGCGCGCACGTCTTAAGGATCATCTTGAAGGCGTAGAAAAGACAAG ATTGACATTGGAACAGCAAACTGCCGAAGTATACAAGGCGATTGAGGATAAGATGAACACAGCCGCCGACAAGCGCGACGAGAACATCAAAAAGATGCTGGAACGTCTGCGTGAACAT GAGGAGCAAGTCCGCAAGGTCCGCGCGGGCAACCAGGAACGCTTCCAACAGCTGGAGAGCGCCATCCAGGACAAGCTGCAGCAGGCCGCCGACCGCCGTCTGCAGATCGAGGCGGAGCAGCGGGAGAAGTTGCGCAACTAC AATAATAAGCTCGCGGAGGTGCGGTCGGTTATCACGACCAAAATGGAGGAAATCACCAAAGACATCGAGGTCAAACTCACCACCGCCGAACAGAACCGGGAAAAGGAAATTCAGAAGAAACTCGACTTTGTTAAAAAAGAG GAGCGACGCGCGGAGCTGGTGCGGCAGAACAAGAGCGCGCGCGCGGAGAGCGAGGCGCCCACCTCCGGCTAG